The following DNA comes from Candidatus Sulfotelmatobacter sp..
GTCGCGACGCTCGATCTCGCCGGCACCGACTGGGTGGTGCTGTCGGCGTGTCATTCCGGCGCAGGCGATGCCTGGTCGCACGAGGGCCGGCTCGGCATGCGCCGTGCGTTCGCGCTGGCCGGCGCGCGCACCGTGATCGCCAGCGCCTGGGCGCTCGGCGACGAAGACACCGGCGAATGGATGCACGCGCTCTACGACGCGCGGCTCCGCCAGCACGCCGACGCAACCGCCGCGATTCGCGCCGCCGACCGCGCCATGCTCGACGCGCGCCGTGCCCGCAAGCGCTCGACGCATCCCTTCTACTGGGCAGCGTTCAGCGCGAGCGGGAGGTAGCTCCCGCTGCCAACGCGACGGCGACCGATCGCCCCCCTTCCCCGCGATTCGGTCGCCGCTCGCCATCCGCTTCGCCCGCTGCACCCGGGCGAACTTGTTCGGGCAGGTGCCCATGCCGCCCCCGCCCACCTCTTCTTACGCTCGAGGGACCGCGGGCGAACGCTCGCCTTGACATGCAATCATTTACTTGCATAATAGAGCGCAGGCACTCACTATGGACAAGGTCTTCAAGGCACTTTCGGATTCCGGCCGGCGCAAGCTGCTCGATCGCCTGTTCGCGAGCAACGGTCTCACCCTGGGTGAGCTGTGCCAGGACATGAAGATGTCCCGGCAGGGGGTGACGCAGCACCTGAACCTGCTGGAAGACGCGAATCTCGTCAGCACGCGGTGGCGCGGGCGCGAGAAGCTCCACTTCTTGAATCCGGTGCCGATTCACGAGATCTACGACCGTTGGGTGAAGAAGTTCGAGCGCCGCAGTCTCAAGGCGCTCGGCGACCTGAAGCTTCGACTCGAAGGAGAGGCTCATGACTAGCATGGAGAGGACTCCGCTCATGACGAAGACCGCGTTCGTTTACGTCACCTACATCCTGGCCCCGGCGCAGAAGATCTGGGATGCGCTTCTCAAACCGGAGTTCACGCGCGAGTACTGGAATCGCGACAACGTGTCGGACTGGAAGCCGGGCTCGAAGTGGGAGCACCGGAAGCTCGACGGCGAGGTGCAGCTGGTCGGCAAGGTGGTCGAGAGCGACCCGCCGCGGCGCCTGGTGATCACCTGGGCGTATCTCGAGGACGAGAAGAACGCCGACGCTCACTCGCGCGTCACCTTCGAGTTGAAGCCGATCGAGAACATGGTGCAGCTCACGGTGACGCACGATCAGCTCGAGCCGGGCTCCGACATGGAAAAGGGCATCACCGCGGGCTGGCCGCGGGTGCTGTCGGGCCTCAAGACGCTGCTCGAGACCGGCAAGGGATTCCCGACCTGGGCCGGCAAGCAGAGCTAGGATGCTCGTGAGTCCCGGCGGTCGCTCCGGCCGCCGGGAGCCACTCGGGCTCTCAAACAGGAGGGGCCATGTCCACTTCCGGCGACGTGGCAAAGCGTTATTACGATGCGGTCGCGAAGCGCGACTTCAACACCATGCGCAGTCTGCTCGCCGACGATCTCGAGTTCGTCGGCCTGTTCGAGACCTATCATGGCCCAACCCAGTACCTGAACACGTTTCAGGGCCTGCTCGGGATCACGAAGCGGCTCGAGGTCAAGGCCGTGATCGGCGAGGGCGATCAGGCCGCGGTGTTCTTCGAACTGGAAACCGGCCCGCCGGCGCCCGCCACCACCTTCGTCGCCGAGTGGATGCAGATCGTGAACGGCAAGATCCGGCGGGTGCAATCGGCGTTCGACGGCCGCCCGTTCGCGGCCATGTTCAGCGGCGGGAAAGCGTAGCGAAGCAACGCCCGCTCGCCCCGCTCGGGCGCTACCCGCGGCTGAACGGCTGCCAGAGATCGCCGCCCGGCAGCTTGATGATGCTCTCGCGGCGGTGCTCGGTCTCGAGATGGAGTTCGCGCGCCTTGAGCAGGTCGCTGCGCGTCAGAATGCCGACCAGTTGGTGCGGCGCCTCGCGGCTCACCACCGGCAGGCGGCCGACGCCCTCGGTCACCATACGGTCGGCCGCCGCGCGGCAGGTCTCGTCGGGATAGGCGACGA
Coding sequences within:
- a CDS encoding CHAT domain-containing protein — encoded protein: VATLDLAGTDWVVLSACHSGAGDAWSHEGRLGMRRAFALAGARTVIASAWALGDEDTGEWMHALYDARLRQHADATAAIRAADRAMLDARRARKRSTHPFYWAAFSASGR
- a CDS encoding metalloregulator ArsR/SmtB family transcription factor, whose amino-acid sequence is MDKVFKALSDSGRRKLLDRLFASNGLTLGELCQDMKMSRQGVTQHLNLLEDANLVSTRWRGREKLHFLNPVPIHEIYDRWVKKFERRSLKALGDLKLRLEGEAHD
- a CDS encoding SRPBCC family protein, which produces MTSMERTPLMTKTAFVYVTYILAPAQKIWDALLKPEFTREYWNRDNVSDWKPGSKWEHRKLDGEVQLVGKVVESDPPRRLVITWAYLEDEKNADAHSRVTFELKPIENMVQLTVTHDQLEPGSDMEKGITAGWPRVLSGLKTLLETGKGFPTWAGKQS
- a CDS encoding nuclear transport factor 2 family protein translates to MSTSGDVAKRYYDAVAKRDFNTMRSLLADDLEFVGLFETYHGPTQYLNTFQGLLGITKRLEVKAVIGEGDQAAVFFELETGPPAPATTFVAEWMQIVNGKIRRVQSAFDGRPFAAMFSGGKA